In Chitinivibrionales bacterium, the sequence CAATTGGAACCCGAATTTCCACCCGTTGGGCTTGCCCCCGAAATGCTGGAACTGGTTCGGCGGGGGTGCCCTAAAACCGTATCCAAGGTCAAACCCCAGCAGGCCGAGCATCGGAACATCGATCCTGACGCCGACTCCGGCGCCCGGATACAGGTCGGTGAGACTCACCTCGGAAAGGTTCTCCCACCCGTTCCCCATGTCGCCGAAGGCCGAGAGATAAAGCATCTGCTCGATCACGGGGAAGCGCAGTTCCGCCGACAGCGTCAGCATCGAAATGCCGGTATTGGGTGTGGAGTATCCCGATATGGACATGTCGTCATACCCCCGGACGATGCCGTCCGTGATCCAGCCTCCGCCCACCCGAAACGCGTCATAGCGCGTCAATCGTATCGTATCGGTCCCCGGCAGCGGGCTGATAAGCCCGAATTTCGTCTTGGTGTTTAAGACAAATTTCCAGAACAGGGGAAAATACCAGTCGTAGCTTACCGCGGTCTTAAGGTACTGGTAATTTCCGCCCACGCCCGCGATCTCGGGGGTCAGGGTGAAACGCGATCCCTCGTTAGGGAACTTGGGCATGTCGGTGTCGTCGCGCCACAACGAGAACGCCAGCTTGCTGAGCAGTCCCCGCGGCGCCAGCCGGGCGCGGCTTGCCGGATAAATGGTGGTCTGCGTGTCGGTTTCCTCTTTCCATAAAAGATCGTAACCCACCGACGCACTGAAGTAATCGTCGGGCCACTTGAGCCTGCGCGACGCGGAGCCCGAAAACCCGTATTCGGTCTGCTCCATGTAGTAGTTGCTTTTCTGAAAGATAATGCTGCCGTACAACGACGTGGGCGTGTTGAAGGCCCACGGCTCCATGAACCCGACCGACACGTCCTGGCGGTTTTGCCCTATGTCAAGGTTAAGGTCGAGCTTCTGGCCCTCGCCGCGGAAGTTCGGGATGGAGGTGGTGAAGGTGCCCATGAAGCCGTCGGCCTGCGAATAGGAGGCACCGAGCGAGAGCTGGCCGATGTTGTCCTTTTCCTGAATGGCGAACTCGAGGTCCACGGTGCCGTCATCGTTCGGATGCAGGTCGGGCTTCACGTTGCTGAAAAAGTTGAGCTGGTAAATGTTGCGCACGCTGCGCATCATGAGCGATTGCTTGTATTTCTGGCCCGGCATGATGGCCATCTCGCGTCGGATCACCTTCTCCTTGGTCTTGAGGTTCCCGGTGATGTCGATCTTCCGGACGATCGCGGGCTTGCCCTCGGTAATGTCGAAGGTGACGTCGACGGTGTCGCCGCGGAAATTCTGCCGGTCGCGCACCTGCACCCACAGGTAGCCCTCTTCGCGGTAGGAATTGACCACGAACTCCTTGGTCTCCTCGAACTTACTTTTCTGGAACGGCTTGCCTTTCTTCATGAGAATGGTGCTCGTGAGCGTCGACGTTTCGATCACCTTGTTGCCGGTAAAATAAAAATCGCCGGTGAGGTATTTCTTGCCCTCCGATAGCTCAACCATGAGAAAGAGGTCTTTTTTGTTGACGCCGTACCACATGCTGTCCCGTACCACGCGCGCGTCAATATATCCCTGGTCATTGTAGAAGAGGACGAGCGTGTCGAGATTGTTTTTATACTGCTCTTCGTCGAAATCACCGCCCCAGAAAAAGGTGCGCTCTTTGGTCTTGAAGTTCCACTTCAGCTTGCCTTCCTTGAACGCGGTGTTGCCCCGGAAGTAGATCTTCTTGAGCACCACCTTGGGGCCGTCGTTGATTTTGAATTTGACCAGGATATTACCCGGAATTTTGGTGGGCATGACCTCGGGCTTGACGTCCACGAGCAGATATCCCTTCTGGGCGTACAGCTTCTTTATGATCTGCACATTGTCGAACACGAGCGCGTCGGTGCCCATCATGTTCTTTTTCATGGTCATCTTTTCCTCGAAGTCCTTCTGCTTGAGCACCTTGTTTCCGGAAAATTCAATGACCTCCACCGTTGAGTTCTCGGCAACAACGCACCGCAGCGATGCCGAGGAATCGCTCTCCTTTGTCACATAAAAGTCAACGGTCTTGAAATAGCCGAGCTTGTAGAGGCTTTTGATCGCCTGCTGGATGTCCTGGGCGGTGAACTCCTCGTGCTCGCGCAGGGCGATGCTGTTCCTCACGGTGGAGGGCTGCTGCCATTGGAGGCCTTCGATCGCGAGCGTGTCGAGGACCTTCGCGTTCGCCAGCGCGGCGGCGAGGGCGACCATCAGGATGATGCGGGAAGCGCGGGTCATGTGTTT encodes:
- the bamA gene encoding outer membrane protein assembly factor BamA, with product MTRASRIILMVALAAALANAKVLDTLAIEGLQWQQPSTVRNSIALREHEEFTAQDIQQAIKSLYKLGYFKTVDFYVTKESDSSASLRCVVAENSTVEVIEFSGNKVLKQKDFEEKMTMKKNMMGTDALVFDNVQIIKKLYAQKGYLLVDVKPEVMPTKIPGNILVKFKINDGPKVVLKKIYFRGNTAFKEGKLKWNFKTKERTFFWGGDFDEEQYKNNLDTLVLFYNDQGYIDARVVRDSMWYGVNKKDLFLMVELSEGKKYLTGDFYFTGNKVIETSTLTSTILMKKGKPFQKSKFEETKEFVVNSYREEGYLWVQVRDRQNFRGDTVDVTFDITEGKPAIVRKIDITGNLKTKEKVIRREMAIMPGQKYKQSLMMRSVRNIYQLNFFSNVKPDLHPNDDGTVDLEFAIQEKDNIGQLSLGASYSQADGFMGTFTTSIPNFRGEGQKLDLNLDIGQNRQDVSVGFMEPWAFNTPTSLYGSIIFQKSNYYMEQTEYGFSGSASRRLKWPDDYFSASVGYDLLWKEETDTQTTIYPASRARLAPRGLLSKLAFSLWRDDTDMPKFPNEGSRFTLTPEIAGVGGNYQYLKTAVSYDWYFPLFWKFVLNTKTKFGLISPLPGTDTIRLTRYDAFRVGGGWITDGIVRGYDDMSISGYSTPNTGISMLTLSAELRFPVIEQMLYLSAFGDMGNGWENLSEVSLTDLYPGAGVGVRIDVPMLGLLGFDLGYGFRAPPPNQFQHFGGKPNGWKFGFQLGKGY